One window from the genome of Micromonospora aurantiaca ATCC 27029 encodes:
- a CDS encoding alpha/beta hydrolase, translating into MAVALAALTVLAGLPGAARAGLPSQRLVWTECADDLPDVPPDPRVRCARLRLPVDWARPNGPAFDLAVARRSARLPEQRVGTLVFGPGGPGDSGVERIRRGDRFSGELLDRFDLVSFDPRTVARTAAPVCTPDPALRRPPVPLAGQANFDAAVAYNRALWSRCRPTSPVFDHADTLSTVRDLDALRRALGERRLSFHGSSYGTLLGQQYAERYPGHVRAVVLEGVFDHSLDVRSFVRTQAAALQDAFDEFVSWCDRSADCVLHERDVRSVWARVLARADRGEYAPRTAFDVTAVALGMLAGPRWPQLAAIVRDMDAGTPPPEVNLSISVAAFCADWPAEVRDYAEYAGLVREARAAAPDVRYGAGLLAVQTCLGRPSPVRNPPHELNVHTRTPLLLLNARHDPRTGYAWAVNVARQLGRHGRLVTYEGWGHGTYQRNDCTTAVVDRYLVDLTVPAPGTRCPAS; encoded by the coding sequence ATGGCCGTCGCTCTGGCCGCGCTCACCGTCCTGGCGGGACTGCCCGGCGCGGCGCGCGCCGGTCTTCCGTCGCAGCGGCTCGTCTGGACCGAGTGCGCCGACGACCTGCCGGACGTCCCGCCGGATCCGCGCGTGCGGTGCGCCCGGCTCCGGCTGCCGGTGGACTGGGCCCGGCCGAACGGCCCGGCGTTCGACCTCGCCGTGGCACGCCGGTCCGCGCGCCTGCCGGAGCAGCGGGTGGGCACGCTGGTGTTCGGGCCGGGCGGTCCCGGCGACTCGGGGGTGGAACGCATCCGCAGGGGCGACCGGTTCAGCGGCGAGTTGCTGGACCGGTTCGACCTGGTCAGCTTCGACCCGCGCACCGTGGCCCGCACCGCCGCGCCCGTCTGCACGCCGGATCCGGCGTTGCGCAGGCCGCCCGTCCCGCTGGCCGGCCAGGCCAACTTCGACGCCGCCGTGGCCTACAACCGGGCGCTGTGGAGCCGGTGCCGCCCGACCAGCCCGGTGTTCGACCACGCCGACACGCTCAGCACCGTCCGTGACCTCGACGCGTTGCGGCGTGCGCTGGGGGAGCGGCGGCTGTCCTTCCACGGCAGCTCGTACGGCACCCTGCTGGGCCAGCAGTACGCCGAGCGGTACCCCGGCCACGTGCGGGCCGTCGTGCTGGAGGGCGTGTTCGACCACAGCCTCGACGTGCGGTCCTTCGTGCGGACGCAGGCCGCCGCGTTGCAGGACGCGTTCGACGAGTTCGTGTCCTGGTGCGACAGGTCGGCGGACTGTGTGCTCCACGAACGGGACGTGCGATCGGTGTGGGCGCGGGTGCTGGCCCGCGCGGACCGTGGGGAATATGCCCCCCGTACCGCCTTCGACGTCACCGCCGTGGCGCTCGGTATGCTCGCCGGCCCGCGCTGGCCGCAACTCGCCGCGATCGTGCGGGACATGGACGCCGGTACGCCGCCACCGGAGGTGAATCTCTCGATCTCGGTCGCGGCGTTCTGCGCGGACTGGCCCGCCGAGGTACGCGACTACGCCGAGTACGCCGGCCTGGTCCGGGAAGCCAGGGCCGCCGCCCCGGACGTCCGGTACGGCGCTGGTCTGCTGGCCGTGCAGACCTGCCTGGGCCGGCCGTCCCCGGTCCGTAATCCGCCGCACGAGCTGAACGTGCACACCCGCACGCCGCTGTTGCTGCTCAACGCCCGGCACGATCCCCGTACCGGCTACGCCTGGGCGGTGAACGTCGCCCGGCAACTCGGCCGGCACGGACGCCTGGTCACCTACGAGGGCTGGGGCCACGGCACCTACCAGCGCAACGACTGCACGACCGCCGTGGTGGACCGGTACCTCGTCGACCTGACGGTGCCCGCCCCCGGCACGCGATGCCCGGCGAGCTGA
- a CDS encoding PadR family transcriptional regulator: MREATFLILTALADEPRHGYGIIQEVAGLSGGRVNLLPGTLYAALDRLVAQGLVELSHEEVVDGRLRRYYRLRADGRAELARQTERLRQLASAAETRLRALRPRPA; the protein is encoded by the coding sequence ATGCGCGAGGCGACCTTCCTGATCCTGACCGCGCTGGCCGACGAGCCGCGCCACGGCTACGGGATCATCCAGGAGGTCGCCGGCCTGTCCGGCGGTCGCGTCAACCTGCTGCCGGGCACGCTCTACGCCGCCCTGGACCGGCTGGTGGCGCAGGGCCTCGTCGAACTCAGCCACGAAGAGGTGGTCGACGGCCGGCTGCGCCGCTACTACCGGCTGCGCGCCGACGGCCGGGCCGAACTGGCACGCCAGACCGAGCGGCTGCGGCAGCTCGCGTCCGCCGCCGAGACCCGGCTGCGCGCTCTGCGCCCTCGCCCCGCCTGA
- a CDS encoding YcxB family protein — MQIRFAVPADPAYPARVAAALAAARLRRFGYIGAALAAIGVIGWVASQASERGGRFASLWTALIVAGVLSMLYAPWVRWRARRRSGGYAVEGGYDIDDRNIMMRSGSESGGIAWDGVTRVTETPDFWIVYVGRMPATVIPRWLMSAEDAGTLRAFMAERQLLGDR; from the coding sequence ATGCAGATCCGTTTCGCCGTACCGGCCGATCCCGCCTATCCGGCCCGCGTGGCCGCCGCGCTGGCCGCCGCCCGGCTGCGCCGGTTCGGCTACATCGGCGCGGCCCTGGCCGCGATCGGGGTGATCGGGTGGGTCGCCTCGCAGGCGTCGGAGCGGGGTGGCCGCTTCGCGTCGCTGTGGACCGCGTTGATCGTGGCCGGCGTGCTGTCGATGCTGTACGCGCCGTGGGTGCGGTGGCGGGCCCGGCGCCGCTCCGGCGGCTACGCGGTCGAGGGCGGCTACGACATCGACGACCGCAACATCATGATGCGCAGCGGTTCGGAGTCCGGCGGCATCGCCTGGGACGGCGTCACGCGCGTCACCGAGACCCCTGACTTCTGGATCGTGTACGTCGGGCGGATGCCGGCCACGGTGATCCCCCGCTGGCTGATGTCCGCCGAGGACGCCGGGACGTTGCGCGCCTTCATGGCCGAGCGGCAACTACTCGGCGACCGTTGA
- a CDS encoding SAM-dependent methyltransferase, translating into MDRQRLSSIAHSHHPIAAPISGLNLNRLLRRAGRRPAARILDLGCGEGAWALQALAHYPDGHADGVDLSPYALERAAEAAAERGLADRLTLHERDARSYVPDGDYDLVLCVGSTHAFGGFGGALELAGRHVNPDGILMVGEGFWQVPPTPDALAALGAKPDDHADLAGLVDAAGQAGWAPVYAHVSDTAEWDDYEWSWTGSLTEWALDNPGHPDAAGALTAAREHRDQWLRGYRNMLGFVTFVLRRI; encoded by the coding sequence ATGGACCGTCAACGCCTGAGCAGCATCGCGCACTCGCACCACCCGATCGCGGCCCCGATCTCCGGTCTCAACCTCAACCGGCTGCTGCGCCGGGCGGGCCGGCGGCCGGCGGCCCGGATCCTCGATCTCGGCTGCGGCGAGGGCGCCTGGGCGTTGCAGGCCCTCGCGCACTACCCGGACGGGCACGCCGACGGCGTGGACCTCAGCCCGTACGCGCTCGAACGCGCCGCCGAGGCCGCCGCCGAGCGCGGCCTCGCCGACCGGCTCACGCTGCACGAGCGCGACGCCCGGTCGTACGTGCCGGACGGCGACTACGACCTGGTGCTCTGCGTCGGGTCGACGCACGCGTTCGGCGGCTTCGGTGGAGCGCTGGAGCTGGCCGGCCGGCACGTGAACCCCGACGGCATCCTGATGGTGGGTGAGGGATTCTGGCAGGTGCCGCCGACGCCGGACGCGCTGGCGGCGCTGGGCGCGAAACCGGACGACCACGCCGACCTCGCCGGTCTGGTCGACGCCGCCGGGCAGGCGGGCTGGGCCCCGGTGTACGCGCACGTCAGCGACACCGCCGAGTGGGACGACTACGAGTGGTCGTGGACCGGTTCGCTCACCGAGTGGGCGCTGGACAACCCCGGTCACCCGGACGCAGCCGGGGCGCTGACGGCCGCCCGCGAGCACCGTGACCAGTGGCTGCGCGGGTACCGGAACATGCTGGGCTTCGTGACGTTCGTGCTGCGGCGGATCTGA
- a CDS encoding alpha/beta fold hydrolase encodes MHASQKIRHRHADVDGLEVFLREAGRPGDPAVLLLHGFPSSSHTFREVMPTLAEVAYVLAPDLPGFGMSSSPTVAEYDYTFENLSWTVERLLGRLDVDRFFVYLHDFGAPVGYHLATRAPGRIRGLIVQSGNTHADGLGAQWDTARAYWADPGEATRAALPDWLTFDGTRDQYLAGLPEHVRPLQAPEAWHLDWERMTRPGNVEAQFALFTDYAAHVARFGEIAGYHSAHQPPALVLWGRHDAYFDVDEVLAYHRALDRMDAHIYDGGHLLLETHAAECAALMRAFVLDNS; translated from the coding sequence ATGCACGCCAGTCAGAAGATCCGCCACCGGCACGCCGACGTCGACGGTCTGGAGGTGTTCCTCCGCGAGGCCGGCCGCCCCGGCGACCCGGCGGTGCTGCTGCTGCACGGTTTTCCCAGCTCGTCGCACACGTTCCGCGAGGTCATGCCCACACTCGCCGAGGTCGCGTACGTGCTCGCCCCCGACCTGCCCGGCTTCGGCATGTCGTCGTCGCCCACAGTCGCCGAGTACGACTACACGTTCGAGAACCTGTCGTGGACGGTCGAGCGCCTCCTCGGACGGCTCGACGTGGACCGCTTCTTCGTCTACCTGCACGACTTCGGCGCGCCGGTCGGATACCACCTGGCCACCCGCGCCCCGGGACGGATCCGTGGCCTGATCGTGCAGAGCGGCAACACGCACGCCGACGGGCTCGGCGCGCAGTGGGACACCGCGCGGGCGTACTGGGCCGACCCGGGCGAGGCCACGCGCGCCGCGCTGCCGGACTGGCTGACCTTCGACGGCACCCGGGACCAGTACCTCGCCGGGCTGCCCGAGCACGTACGCCCGTTGCAGGCGCCCGAGGCGTGGCACCTGGACTGGGAACGGATGACCCGGCCCGGCAACGTCGAGGCGCAGTTCGCGCTGTTCACCGACTACGCCGCCCACGTCGCCCGGTTCGGCGAGATCGCCGGGTACCACAGCGCCCACCAGCCGCCGGCGCTCGTGCTGTGGGGCCGGCACGACGCGTACTTCGACGTGGACGAGGTGCTCGCGTACCACCGCGCGCTCGACCGGATGGACGCGCACATCTACGACGGCGGCCACCTGCTGCTGGAGACGCACGCGGCTGAGTGCGCCGCGCTCATGCGCGCGTTCGTCCTCGACAACTCGTGA
- a CDS encoding YdeI/OmpD-associated family protein gives MASDELDELIVPDADALRAWLSANHDTSPGVWLALGRKGGTITTLTWQQAVDEALCFGWIDGQGRKRDHESSWIRYTPRRARSSWSQRNVAHVARLESEGRMTPAGRAAVEAAKADGRWAAAYAPPSEAEVPADLLAAIAAEPAAQAMFDVLTSANRFTLIHRLNAVKRAETRERKIREFVAMLARHETIHPQKAKPSTTP, from the coding sequence ATGGCGAGCGACGAGCTGGACGAGCTGATCGTGCCCGACGCGGACGCGCTGCGCGCGTGGCTGTCCGCCAACCACGACACGTCGCCCGGTGTCTGGCTCGCGCTGGGCCGTAAGGGCGGCACGATCACCACGCTGACCTGGCAGCAGGCGGTCGACGAGGCGCTGTGCTTCGGCTGGATCGACGGGCAGGGCCGCAAGCGCGACCACGAGAGCTCCTGGATCCGGTACACCCCGCGCCGGGCGCGCAGCTCCTGGTCGCAACGCAACGTCGCGCACGTGGCCCGGCTGGAGTCGGAGGGTCGGATGACGCCGGCGGGCCGGGCCGCGGTGGAGGCCGCGAAGGCGGACGGCCGGTGGGCGGCGGCCTACGCACCGCCGTCGGAGGCCGAGGTGCCCGCCGACCTGCTCGCCGCCATCGCGGCCGAGCCCGCTGCCCAGGCCATGTTCGACGTTCTCACCAGTGCCAACAGGTTCACGCTCATCCACCGGCTCAACGCGGTCAAGCGCGCGGAGACCCGGGAGCGGAAGATCCGCGAGTTCGTCGCCATGCTGGCCCGCCACGAGACGATCCACCCGCAGAAGGCGAAGCCCTCGACCACGCCGTGA
- a CDS encoding HAD family hydrolase, whose product MIRAVFFDVGGTILDETREFATWADWLGVPRHTFSAVFGAVIARGLDYQEVFRAFRPDFDLTAELARRVAAGDPESFGADDLYPDARACLAALREQGLRVGLAGNQPEHAEATLRALDLAVDVIGTSAAWGVAKPAPEFFDRVVREGGGDASAILYVGDRPDNDAAPAMAAGMTACLIRRGPWGHILDMPDVAERCLFRIDSLDELPDLVARHNAAGG is encoded by the coding sequence ATGATCCGGGCGGTCTTCTTCGACGTGGGCGGGACGATCCTCGACGAGACGCGCGAGTTCGCGACCTGGGCGGACTGGCTCGGCGTGCCCCGGCACACGTTCTCCGCGGTCTTCGGCGCGGTGATCGCCCGCGGGCTGGACTACCAGGAGGTGTTCCGGGCGTTCCGGCCGGACTTCGACCTCACCGCCGAACTCGCGCGCCGGGTCGCGGCCGGCGACCCGGAGTCGTTCGGCGCCGACGACCTCTACCCGGACGCGCGGGCGTGCCTGGCCGCCCTGCGGGAGCAGGGATTGCGCGTCGGCCTGGCCGGCAACCAGCCGGAGCACGCCGAGGCGACGCTGCGGGCGCTCGACCTGGCGGTGGACGTGATCGGCACGTCGGCGGCCTGGGGCGTGGCGAAACCGGCGCCGGAGTTCTTCGACCGGGTCGTCCGCGAGGGCGGCGGCGACGCATCGGCGATCCTGTACGTCGGCGACCGGCCGGACAACGACGCCGCACCGGCGATGGCCGCCGGCATGACCGCGTGCCTGATCCGGCGCGGACCGTGGGGCCACATCCTCGACATGCCGGACGTCGCCGAACGGTGCCTGTTCCGCATCGACTCGCTGGACGAGCTGCCGGATCTGGTCGCGCGGCACAACGCGGCGGGCGGCTAG
- a CDS encoding carboxymuconolactone decarboxylase family protein → MNAAFLPEPPQSPAAKAAYEDDLASDGYVNNLTRVWCWRPDVLMSFQNTRTELLSESTLSSREVAVLVAATAAARGDSYCSLAWGARLAGMSDEETAAAVLRGDEADLSERETALADWSRRVVTDPNATTEADTRRLREAGLSDREIFEATTLIAFRLAFSTVNDALGARPDAQLAEKAPRLVREAVTFGRPV, encoded by the coding sequence ATGAATGCCGCCTTCCTCCCCGAACCGCCGCAGAGCCCGGCGGCGAAAGCCGCCTACGAGGACGACCTCGCCTCCGACGGCTACGTCAACAACCTCACCCGCGTCTGGTGCTGGCGACCTGACGTGCTGATGTCGTTCCAGAACACCCGCACCGAGCTGCTGTCCGAGTCCACGCTGTCCTCGCGTGAGGTGGCGGTGCTGGTCGCCGCCACGGCCGCCGCGCGGGGCGACTCGTACTGCTCGCTGGCCTGGGGCGCGCGGCTGGCCGGGATGAGCGACGAGGAGACAGCCGCCGCGGTGCTGCGCGGCGACGAGGCGGACCTGTCGGAGCGGGAGACGGCGCTCGCGGACTGGTCCCGCCGGGTCGTGACGGACCCGAACGCCACCACCGAGGCCGACACGCGACGCCTGCGCGAGGCCGGCCTGAGCGACCGGGAGATCTTCGAGGCGACCACGCTGATCGCGTTCCGGCTGGCCTTCTCCACAGTGAACGACGCGCTCGGCGCGCGGCCGGACGCGCAACTGGCGGAGAAGGCGCCACGGCTCGTCCGGGAGGCGGTCACGTTCGGCCGCCCGGTCTGA
- a CDS encoding alpha/beta fold hydrolase, whose protein sequence is MTTFVLIHGGGGSAWDWHLVVPELAARGHDAVVPELPIGDRSARFADFRRTVVDAVGGRDDLVVVGHSYGAFTAPLVADRLPVRLLVLLTPMIPRPGERPGEWWGNTGYREPEGLSEEQQFYNGVPAEIVARAPAHGREQVSAEWDEPWPLATWPAVPTAVLIGRDDQFFPADFQRRVAADRLGVVPDEIDGGHAVALSHPGLLADRLTAYLAS, encoded by the coding sequence ATGACGACGTTCGTACTCATACACGGCGGCGGGGGCAGCGCGTGGGACTGGCATCTGGTGGTTCCCGAGCTGGCCGCCCGGGGCCACGATGCGGTGGTGCCGGAGCTGCCCATCGGTGACCGGTCGGCGCGGTTCGCCGACTTCCGCCGGACGGTGGTCGACGCCGTCGGCGGCCGCGACGACCTCGTGGTGGTCGGGCACTCGTACGGCGCGTTCACCGCACCGCTTGTCGCCGACCGGTTGCCGGTGCGGCTGCTGGTCCTGCTCACCCCGATGATCCCGCGGCCCGGTGAGAGGCCGGGGGAGTGGTGGGGCAACACCGGCTACCGCGAGCCGGAAGGGCTCAGCGAGGAGCAGCAGTTCTACAACGGCGTGCCGGCCGAGATCGTCGCCCGGGCGCCGGCGCACGGCCGGGAGCAGGTCAGCGCGGAGTGGGACGAGCCGTGGCCGCTGGCCACCTGGCCGGCCGTGCCGACGGCGGTGCTCATCGGCCGCGACGACCAGTTCTTCCCCGCCGACTTTCAACGCCGGGTGGCCGCCGACCGGCTCGGCGTGGTTCCGGACGAGATCGACGGCGGCCATGCGGTGGCGCTCAGTCACCCGGGTCTGCTCGCCGACCGGCTGACCGCCTACCTGGCGTCCTGA
- a CDS encoding MFS transporter, giving the protein MRKLGSDFGWLWSAYAVSTYGTWLAFGAFPLIAVRVLDSSAFAVSLLEAAGLAVAAVLAVPLGPWVAYRRKLPVMIATDLVRFAALASVPAAYALGVLSYGQLLVVAVVCGTAAITFTAASGAYLKSLVRGDRLLAANGRFEAASWAATAAGPPLGGALVGLLGPVVTITADAVSHLLSALAVRRIRSGDTVAPRDPAGASRVADLGAGWRFVRRDPVLWRLFLNSVLVGGLIMATAPLLAVLLLGGYRVAAWQYGLVFGVSALGGVLGARLSPRLVRRYGRHRAMTVSGWLRSTVPLGLAFTHPGISGLLTVIAVEWVLITCMGVFNPIYATERLRRTPQAHTAQVLTAWSVTGRLTQAALMTVWGVLATVVGPLAAITVSGVLLLGTPLLLPTRRHTRDPEPARPAVAVS; this is encoded by the coding sequence GTGCGGAAGCTGGGTTCGGATTTCGGGTGGCTGTGGTCGGCGTACGCGGTGAGCACGTACGGCACATGGCTGGCGTTCGGCGCGTTCCCGCTGATCGCGGTGCGGGTGCTGGACTCGTCGGCGTTCGCGGTGTCGCTCCTGGAGGCGGCCGGGCTGGCAGTGGCGGCGGTGCTGGCGGTCCCGCTCGGGCCGTGGGTGGCCTACCGGCGGAAGCTGCCGGTGATGATCGCGACGGATCTGGTCCGGTTCGCGGCGCTGGCGAGCGTGCCGGCCGCGTACGCGCTCGGGGTGCTGTCGTACGGCCAGTTGCTCGTCGTCGCGGTGGTCTGCGGGACGGCCGCGATCACGTTCACCGCCGCGTCCGGGGCGTACCTGAAGAGTCTGGTCCGGGGTGATCGGCTCCTGGCGGCGAACGGACGGTTCGAGGCGGCGAGCTGGGCCGCGACGGCGGCCGGGCCGCCGCTCGGGGGCGCGCTCGTCGGGCTGCTCGGCCCGGTCGTCACCATCACCGCCGACGCCGTGAGCCACCTGCTGTCGGCGCTGGCGGTACGGCGGATCCGCAGCGGCGACACGGTGGCGCCCCGTGACCCGGCGGGCGCCTCCCGCGTCGCCGACCTGGGCGCAGGCTGGCGGTTCGTGCGCCGCGACCCGGTGCTGTGGCGGTTGTTCCTGAACTCGGTGCTGGTCGGCGGCCTGATCATGGCGACCGCGCCGCTGCTCGCCGTGCTCCTGCTGGGTGGGTACCGGGTGGCGGCGTGGCAGTACGGGCTGGTCTTCGGCGTGTCCGCGCTCGGCGGCGTGCTCGGCGCGCGGCTGAGCCCGCGCCTGGTGCGGCGGTACGGACGGCACCGGGCGATGACGGTGTCCGGCTGGCTGCGGTCGACCGTCCCGCTCGGTCTCGCGTTCACCCATCCGGGGATCAGCGGACTGCTGACGGTGATCGCCGTCGAGTGGGTGCTCATCACGTGCATGGGCGTGTTCAACCCGATCTACGCGACCGAGCGCCTGCGCCGGACCCCGCAGGCGCACACCGCGCAGGTTCTGACCGCGTGGAGCGTCACCGGCCGGCTCACCCAGGCCGCGCTGATGACCGTGTGGGGCGTCCTCGCCACGGTCGTCGGCCCGCTCGCCGCGATCACCGTGTCCGGGGTGCTGCTGCTCGGCACGCCGCTGCTGCTGCCGACGCGCCGGCACACGCGCGACCCGGAGCCCGCACGCCCGGCCGTTGCGGTCTCGTAG
- a CDS encoding LysR family transcriptional regulator translates to MDSEAVRSFVRAAELGQFRHAADELGVTQQAVSKRIAALERELGVRLFTRTPRGVELTHDGRAFLPHARGVVAGADRAVAAVRPGARAPRIDVLGLRSAQAVLLHDYWRAHPGVDLDVVTLRVDDPRQVAAAVRAGEIDAAFRTVTDPAALPPEVRMVRAFDSPLQLLAGPRHPLASAPTLTPSELRGHRLRVPGIVPGSEWGEFYEQLADAFDLWVDATGPNFGTEVLLDELAESADVATLVGARDRYLWPAGHDLRRIPITGPVLAYPINLMLPRTGPHPGLRPVIRHFAGLPPLPGPVWRPAWPG, encoded by the coding sequence GTGGACAGCGAGGCGGTGCGGTCGTTCGTGCGGGCGGCCGAACTCGGCCAGTTCCGGCACGCCGCCGACGAGCTGGGCGTCACCCAGCAGGCCGTGTCGAAGCGGATCGCCGCGCTGGAGCGGGAGCTGGGGGTGCGCCTGTTCACCCGTACACCCCGGGGGGTCGAGCTGACACACGACGGCCGGGCGTTCCTCCCGCACGCCCGGGGCGTCGTCGCGGGCGCGGACCGCGCGGTCGCCGCGGTCCGGCCCGGCGCGCGGGCGCCGCGCATCGACGTGCTCGGCCTGCGCAGCGCGCAAGCCGTCCTGCTGCACGACTACTGGCGCGCCCACCCGGGCGTCGACCTCGACGTGGTGACGCTGCGGGTCGACGACCCCCGGCAGGTCGCCGCCGCGGTCCGGGCCGGCGAGATCGACGCCGCGTTCCGCACCGTCACCGACCCGGCCGCGCTGCCGCCCGAGGTACGGATGGTCCGCGCCTTCGACTCGCCGCTGCAACTGCTCGCCGGACCCCGGCACCCGCTCGCGTCCGCGCCCACGCTCACACCGTCCGAGCTGCGCGGACACCGGCTGCGGGTGCCGGGCATCGTGCCCGGCAGCGAGTGGGGCGAGTTCTACGAACAGCTCGCCGACGCCTTCGACCTGTGGGTGGACGCGACCGGGCCGAACTTCGGCACCGAGGTGCTCCTCGACGAGCTCGCGGAATCCGCGGACGTGGCGACGCTCGTCGGCGCCCGGGACCGCTACCTCTGGCCCGCCGGCCACGACCTGCGCCGCATCCCGATCACGGGTCCGGTGCTCGCGTACCCGATCAACCTCATGCTGCCCCGGACCGGCCCGCATCCGGGGCTGCGGCCGGTGATCCGTCACTTCGCGGGCCTGCCGCCGCTACCCGGACCGGTCTGGCGGCCCGCCTGGCCCGGGTGA
- a CDS encoding class I SAM-dependent methyltransferase: protein MPDRALSFGAAAQAYERFRPGYPEELADLVLAYAGRPVRTALEIGAGTGKATRLFARRGVAVTATDPDAAMLAELRRHVPDEVRVRQAAFEQLRAGERHDLVYAAAALHWTDPDRRWERIAGLLASGGVFASFGGPMRLADPALRDAVAAARSEFLADDEIPSPDGTPPEAGMRWPGTELRASEWFTDVRQSEIARRITMSADDYVGLLSTVSAYLELPPPVRDQVFRRVRDVLPGTVEVTSDVTVHLARRTSQP from the coding sequence ATGCCGGATCGTGCGTTGAGCTTCGGAGCGGCAGCGCAGGCGTACGAGCGGTTCCGGCCCGGCTATCCGGAGGAACTGGCCGACCTGGTGCTGGCGTACGCGGGCCGGCCCGTCCGGACCGCTCTGGAGATCGGCGCCGGGACCGGCAAGGCGACCCGGCTGTTCGCCCGGCGCGGCGTCGCGGTCACCGCCACCGACCCGGACGCCGCGATGCTCGCCGAACTGCGCCGGCACGTCCCGGACGAGGTACGGGTCCGGCAGGCCGCGTTCGAGCAGTTGCGCGCCGGCGAGCGCCACGACCTGGTGTACGCGGCGGCGGCGCTGCACTGGACCGACCCGGACCGGCGGTGGGAGCGGATCGCCGGGCTGCTCGCGTCCGGTGGGGTGTTCGCGTCGTTCGGCGGGCCGATGCGGCTGGCCGACCCGGCGCTGCGCGACGCGGTGGCCGCGGCCCGGTCCGAGTTCCTCGCCGACGACGAGATCCCGTCGCCGGACGGGACGCCACCGGAGGCCGGCATGCGGTGGCCCGGCACCGAGCTGCGCGCGTCCGAGTGGTTCACCGACGTGCGCCAGTCGGAGATCGCGCGGCGGATCACGATGAGCGCCGACGACTACGTCGGTCTCCTGTCGACCGTCTCGGCCTATCTCGAACTGCCGCCGCCGGTACGTGATCAGGTGTTCCGCCGCGTCCGGGATGTGCTGCCCGGCACGGTCGAGGTCACCTCGGATGTCACGGTCCACCTGGCGCGGCGGACGTCGCAGCCCTGA
- a CDS encoding maleylpyruvate isomerase N-terminal domain-containing protein — translation MIEPLTFTDRLRLIDDRSAAFRDAVAAAPDLDAPVPTCPEWTLFDLARHIGEGRRSWAATVAAGPGASGRAAPGGPGAPRERTALRDWLAESTEQLLVALRDAGPDRGCWTWWDTSQSPQTCGAVARHQLQEIAVHTYDAQLTVGAPQPLPVEVALDGVEDFLFTCCATTVPWPYEPAVLDYHVTEGGSWRTRLSPEGARVTRLPAGAGAEPADTTARSTAGDLVLAFYGRIPLDALAVEGDRRVLDRIAAWDPDA, via the coding sequence GTGATCGAACCCCTGACGTTTACCGATCGGCTGCGGCTGATCGACGACCGGTCGGCCGCGTTCCGGGATGCGGTCGCCGCCGCGCCGGACCTCGACGCGCCGGTGCCCACCTGTCCCGAGTGGACGCTGTTCGACCTCGCCCGGCACATCGGCGAGGGACGCCGCTCGTGGGCGGCCACCGTCGCCGCCGGTCCCGGGGCGTCCGGGCGGGCTGCGCCCGGCGGTCCGGGCGCACCCCGGGAGCGTACGGCGCTGCGGGACTGGCTGGCCGAGTCGACCGAGCAGTTGCTGGTCGCGCTGCGCGACGCCGGACCCGATCGTGGCTGCTGGACGTGGTGGGACACGTCGCAGTCGCCGCAGACCTGCGGCGCCGTCGCCCGGCACCAGCTCCAGGAGATCGCTGTGCACACCTACGACGCCCAGCTCACGGTGGGCGCGCCGCAGCCGTTGCCGGTCGAGGTGGCCCTCGACGGCGTGGAGGACTTCCTGTTCACCTGCTGCGCGACCACTGTGCCGTGGCCGTACGAGCCAGCCGTCCTCGACTACCACGTCACCGAGGGCGGATCGTGGCGCACGCGGCTCTCTCCCGAGGGCGCACGGGTGACCCGCCTGCCCGCCGGAGCCGGGGCGGAGCCGGCCGACACCACCGCCCGTTCCACCGCCGGTGACCTGGTCCTGGCCTTCTACGGCCGGATACCGCTGGACGCGCTCGCCGTCGAGGGCGACCGGCGCGTGCTCGACCGGATCGCGGCGTGGGATCCGGACGCGTAG